Genomic DNA from Alphaproteobacteria bacterium PA2:
GGTACCCGAAGGGCTGACGTCGGAAGCCGTTGTGGAGAAGCTTGCCACGGAACCGCTCTTGTCCGGGGTTGCGCCGACCCCTGCGGAAGGCAGCATCCTGCCCGAGACCTATGAATTCCAGCGCGGAGAAGACCGGGCTCGCGTTCTGAAGCGGATGATGGACGCGCAGGATCGATTGATGGTCCTGCTCTGGCAGAACCGGCAGGCCGACCTGCCCTTCCAGACGCCCAATGAGGCCATAACCCTGGCGTCAATTGTCGAGAAGGAAACGGGCAAGGCCAGCGAGCGCCCCCGGGTTGCGGCGGTCTTTCTGAACCGGCTTCGCATGGGCATGCGCCTGCAGAGTGACCCGACGGTGATCTACGGCATCAGCCAGGGCCGTTCGCTGGGCAGGGGATTGCGGGTCTCCGAGCTTGCCGCACCAACGGTCTACAACACCTATCAGATCAATGGCCTGCCTCCGACGCCCATTGCCAATCCCGGGCGTGAGGCTCTTGCCGCCGTCCTCGATCCGCCAAAAACCGATGAGCTGTATTTCGTGGCTGATGGGACTGGTGGGCATGTGTTTGCGTCGACCCTTGAGGAACACCAGCGCAACGTCACCAAGTGGCGCCAGATCGAGAAAAAGCGGGCTGCTGACGTGAAGCCGGGGGGCAAGCCTTGAGCCTGTCAGGGATGACCGGCTTTGGCCGGGCGGAAGGGACTCACGGGGACTGGACCTGGTCGGTAGAAGCGCGGTCGGTGAATGGCCGCAATCTTGATTTGAGATTTCGGGGACCTCCCGGATTTGACAGTCTTGAGCGTCAGGCCCGCGATGCGGCCCAAGCGCGATTTCAGCGTGGCCAGCTGACGGTCGGCGTTACCGCCAGGCGTTCAGACGCCCGCGCATCGGTGCGGGTCAATGTCGAGCAGGCGGAATACTATCTCAAGGCTGGCGCCGCCTGGCTCGGTGCGGGAGCGGTGACACCCCCGAGTCTTGATGGCCTGTTGGGGCTTCGGGGGGTTCTGGATGTGGATGCAGAAGCCGAAGCGCCTGAGCTTCTGGCCGCAGTG
This window encodes:
- a CDS encoding aminodeoxychorismate lyase, yielding MSGGAVFGLVLFLVIAGALWSYGGPGPAAKAGEETVVELRQGAGLPEIASTLKRAGVIGSSSVFVTAVQITGAARDLKAGEYAIRSRASIKDVLSDIRAGKTVRHQITVPEGLTSEAVVEKLATEPLLSGVAPTPAEGSILPETYEFQRGEDRARVLKRMMDAQDRLMVLLWQNRQADLPFQTPNEAITLASIVEKETGKASERPRVAAVFLNRLRMGMRLQSDPTVIYGISQGRSLGRGLRVSELAAPTVYNTYQINGLPPTPIANPGREALAAVLDPPKTDELYFVADGTGGHVFASTLEEHQRNVTKWRQIEKKRAADVKPGGKP